The following coding sequences are from one Lolium rigidum isolate FL_2022 chromosome 6, APGP_CSIRO_Lrig_0.1, whole genome shotgun sequence window:
- the LOC124668118 gene encoding ABC transporter C family member 3-like encodes MAAVLEQQPLPLLLRPVLLHGAGAAAHLLLALAIAGRLVFAAGSHRGKERAAAVVRGAGFQWCRLAVRTTWALAASDVFLAAYSLVSWYLDLDNPGGSGWGALADQADAMSRAVAWLLLATYLQLDYSSRGEERFPAPLRLWLALFLLLSVLAVAVHAAAALEYKIPVPALSWARDAVSVLAGAVLLVAGFSSERRGAAGGSASEEPLLNGASETAAENDTVDSSMLTGAGFLSVLTFSWLDALFAVGHRKTLDLDDVPDLDHRDSVAGLLPPFKANLEALTGDGSCGQKVTAFKLTRALVRTVWWEIAVTALCVLIYSLAIYVGPYLIVSLVQYLNGDERYASKGKLLVITFIAAKVFECLSQRHWFFGIQRAGIRMRSALVSVVYQKGISLSSTSRQSCSSGEMINIISVDADRIGLFSWYMHEFWLVPLQVSMALFVLYSTLGMASLAALAVTVLVMLATVLPMQMQEKFQGKLMDCKDVRMKATSEILRNMRILKLQGWEMKFLSKIIDLRKTEEPLESGKVLSALATFRVLQEPIYTLPDMISMFIQTKVSLDRIASFLCLEELPMDAVQRLPSGNSDVAIEVSNGCFSWNMSAEVPTLKDLNFQARQGMRVAVCGTVGSGKSSLLSSILGEMPKLSGEVKTCGTMAYVSQSAWIQSGKIKDNILFAKEMDCEKYDRVLESCSLKKDLEILPFGDETVIGERGINLSGGQKQRIQIARALYQDADIYLFDDPFSAVDAHTGTHLFKECLLGALGSKTVVYVTHQIEFLPAADLILVMKGGRIAQAGKYNEILGSGEELMELVGAHQDALTALDVIDVANGGSEAFSSSGASSLSRSLSSAEEKDKQNGKELGKVQSGQLVQEEEREKGRVGFWVYWKYLTLAYVGALVPFVLIAQILFQVLQIASNYWMAWASPVSKDAEPPVSMSRLIYVFVALAGASSLCILVRALFLVTAAYKTATLLFDKMHMSIFRAPMSFFDSTPSGRILNRASADQSEVDTSIAQQMGSVAFSIIQLVGIIVVMSQVAWQVFVVFVPLTMACFWYQRYYIDTARELQRLVGVCKAPIIQHFAESITGSATIRSFGKENEFVSTNSHLVDNFSRPKLYNAAAREWLCFRLDMLSCLTFAFSLIFLISLPTGLIDAAIAGLAVTYGLNLNTLQTSVVWYMCNLENKIISVERILQYINIPEEPPLSMSGDKLPYNWPSEGEIQVHNLHVRYAPQLPFVLKGLTVTFPGAMKTGIVGRTGSGKSTLIQALFRIVDPTIGRILIDGVNICTIGLHDLRCRLSIIPQDPTMFEGTIRSNLDPLGEYNDNQIWEALGNCQLGDEVRRKELKLDSPVIENGENWSVGQRQLVCLGRVILKKTKILVLDEATASVDTATDNLIQKTLRENFSEATVITIAHRITSVLDSDMVLLLHNGVAVERETPAKLLEDKSSMFSKLVAEYTMRATHT; translated from the exons ATGGCGGCGGTTCTCGAACAGCAGCCCCTGCCCTTGCTCCTCCGTCCGGTCCTCCTCCACGGCGCGGGcgccgcggcccacctcctgctcgCTCTCGCCATCGCTGGCCGCCTCGTCTTCGCCGCCGGCAGCCACCGCGGGAAGGAACGAGCAGCGGCGGTGGTGAGAGGCGCCGGGTTCCAGTGGTGCCGGCTCGCCGTGCGTACCACGTGGGCTCTGGCAGCCTCCGACGTCTTCCTTGCCGCGTACTCGCTGGTCTCGTGGTACCTGGACCTGGACAACCCCGGAGGCAGTGGATGGGGGGCGTTGGCGGACCAGGCGGACGCCATGTCCCGCGCGGTGGCATGGTTGCTGCTCGCGACTTACCTGCAGCTCGACTACAGCAGCCGCGGGGAGGAGCGGTTCCCCGCGCCGCTCAGGCTCTGGTTGGCGCTCTTCCTGCTGCTCTccgtcctcgccgtcgccgtccacgCTGCGGCGGCCCTCGAATACAAAATTCCCGTGCCCGCGCTATCATGGGCGCGCGACGCCGTCTCGGTCCTCGCGGGCGCGGTGCTGCTCGTCGCCGGGTTCTCATCCGAGAGGAGGGGCGCGGCGGGCGGATCTGCTTCCGAGGAGCCTCTGCTCAATGGCGCGAGCGAGACGGCCGCCGAGAACGACACCGTCGATTCTTCCATGCTCACGGGCGCCGGCTTCCTTAGCGTCCTCACATTTTCCTGGTTGGATGCCTTGTTCGCCGTCGGCCACAGGAAGACGCTTGACCTCGACGACGTCCCGGACCTTGACCACCGCGACAGCGTCGCCGGCCTGCTCCCACCGTTCAAGGCAAACCTTGAGGCGCTCACCGGCGACGGCTCTTGTGGCCAGAAGGTCACCGCGTTCAAGCTCACCAGGGCTTTGGTGCGCACCGTGTGGTGGGAAATCGCGGTGACTGCGCTCTGCGTTCTGATCTACAGCCTGGCCATCTACGTTGGCCCATACCTCATCGTCTCACTGGTGCAGTACCTCAACGGCGACGAGAGGTACGCCAGCAAGGGGAAGCTCCTTGTTATCACCTTCATCGCAGCCAAGGTGTTCGAGTGCTTGTCGCAAAGGCACTGGTTCTTCGGGATACAGCGAGCCGGAATACGTATGCGGTCCGCGCTTGTCTCTGTTGTGTACCAGAAAGGGATATCCTTGTCCAGCACCTCAAGACAGAGCTGCAGCAGCGGCGAGATGATCAACATCATCAGCGTGGACGCCGACCGCATCGGGCTCTTCTCATGGTACATGCACGAGTTCTGGTTGGTACCGCTTCAAGTATCCATGGCATTGTTCGTCTTGTACTCCACCCTCGGGATGGCCTCGCTTGCAGCGCTCGCTGTCACCGTTTTAGTCATGCTTGCCACTGTGCTTCCGATGCAAATGCAGGAGAAGTTTCAGGGGAAGCTGATGGACTGCAAGGATGTCAGGATGAAGGCGACATCTGAGATCTTGCGCAACATGAGGATTCTTAAACTGCAGGGGTGGGAGATGAAGTTCTTGTCCAAGATCATTGACCTGAGAAAGACAGAGGA ACCACTGGAGTCAGGGAAGGTGTTGTCTGCATTGGCCACATTCCGGGTGCTTCAAGAACCAATATACACCCTTCCCGACATGATCTCGATGTTTATTCAGACTAAAGTTTCTCTTGACAGGATTGCATCTTTCCTGTGTCTCGAGGAGTTACCCATGGATGCTGTGCAGAGGTTGCCAAGTGGTAACTCCGATGTCGCAATTGAGGTCAGCAATGGGTGCTTCTCCTGGAACATGTCGGCTGAAGTGCCAACGCTGAAGGACCTGAACTTTCAAGCTCGCCAAGGCATGCGGGTTGCTGTCTGTGGGACGGTCGGCTCTGGAAAATCAAGCTTGCTCTCTTCCATTCTTGGTGAGATGCCAAAGCTATCAGGAGAGGTCAAGACTTGCGGAACAATGGCATATGTCAGCCAGTCGGCATGGATACAGAGCGGCAAAATAAAGGACAATATACTCTTCGCCAAGGAGATGGATTGTGAGAAGTATGACAGGGTCCTTGAGTCGTGTTctctgaagaaagacttggagatATTACCATTTGGAGACGAGACGGTTATTGGCGAGCGAGGCATCAATCTTAGTGGCGGGCAAAAACAAAGGATTCAGATAGCACGAGCTTTGTATCAGGACGCCGACATCTATTTATTCGATGATCCGTTCAGCGCAGTCGATGCGCATACAGGAACCCATCTCTTCAAG GAATGTTTGCTTGGGGCTTTGGGTTCAAAAACAGTGGTTTATGTTACTCACCAGATTGAATTTCTACCTGCAGCTGATCTTATTCTG GTAATGAAAGGTGGGAGAATAGCGCAAGCAGGCAAGTATAACGAAATACTTGGCTCAGGGGAAGAGCTAATGGAACTGGTTGGTGCTCACCAAGATGCTCTCACAGCATTGGACGTGATTGATGTTGCTAATGGAGGCAGTGAGGCTTTCTCTTCCAGTGGCGCATCAAGCCTTTCCAGGTCATTGTCATCAGCTGAAGAGAAAGATAAACAAAATGGCAAAGAACTTGGCAAGGTTCAAAGTGGGCAGCTGGTGCAGGAAGAGGAAAGGGAAAAGGGCAGGGTTGGGTTCTGGGTCTACTGGAAGTACCTTACATTGGCTTATGTGGGAGCTCTTGTACCATTCGTGTTGATAGCTCAGATactttttcaagtacttcagattGCTAGCAATTACTGGATGGCTTGGGCCTCTCCTGTGTCGAAAGACGCTGAGCCTCCAGTGAGCATGTCAAGACTGATCTACGTCTTTGTTGCATTGGCTGGTGCAAGCTCGCTGTGCATCCTCGTAAGAGCACTGTTTCTTGTGACAGCTGCATACAAGACAGCAACTCTGTTGTTCGACAAGATGCATATGTCCATATTCAGGGCTCCTATGTCTTTCTTCGATTCCACTCCGAGTGGGCGCATCTTGAATAGA GCTTCAGCTGATCAAAGTGAAGTGGACACCAGCATTGCTCAACAGATGGGTTCTGTCGCATTTTCCATCATACAACTAGTTGGAATTATTGTTGTGATGTCTCAGGTTGCATGGCAGGTGTTTGTTGTTTTTGTTCCTCTAACTATGGCCTGCTTCTGGTATCAG CGCTACTACATTGATACAGCCAGAGAGCTGCAAAGGCTGGTAGGGGTTTGTAAAGCACCTATAATACAACATTTTGCAGAATCCATTACTGGATCAGCAACCATAAGAAGTTTTGGCAAGGAAAATGAATTTGTATCAACTAATAGCCATCTAGTGGATAATTTCTCTCGACCAAAATTATATAACGCTGCAGCGAGGGAGTGGCTTTGCTTCCGGTTGGATATGCTATCATGCCTTACCTTTGCTTTCTCTTTGATATTTCTGATCAGTCTGCCGACTGGTCTCATTGATGCAG CAATTGCTGGTCTCGCTGTCACATATGGGCTTAATTTGAACACACTGCAAACATCTGTAGTCTGGTACATGTGTAATTTGGAGAACAAGATCATATCAGTAGAAAGAATTCTGCAGTATATCAACATTCCCGAAGAGCCCCCTCTTTCAATGTCAGGAGATAAGCTGCCTTATAACTGGCCGTCAGAGGGAGAAATTCAGGTCCATAACCTCCAT GTGAGATATGCTCCACAACTACCATTTGTACTGAAGGGCCTTACAGTTACTTTTCCTGGAGCCATGAAGACTGGCATTGTTGGAAGAACAGGCAGTGGTAAATCAACTCTTATACAGgcccttttccgtatcgtggatccTACTATCGGTCGGATACTAATAGACGGTGTCAACATTTGCACCATTGGACTGCATGATCTGAGATGTAGACTGAGCATCATTCCACAAGACCCAACGATGTTCGAGGGAACTATCAGGAGCAACCTTGACCCTCTTGGGGAGTACAATGACAATCAAATTTGGGAG GCATTGGGTAACTGTCAGCTAGGAGATGAGGTCAGGAGAAAGGAGCTGAAACTTGACTCGCCAG TGATAGAGAATGGAGAGAACTGGAGCGTGGGTCAGCGCCAGCTTGTCTGTCTTGGTAGAGTGATTCTGAAAAAGACCAAGATACTAGTTCTGGACGAAGCCACCGCTTCGGTGGATACCGCGACAGACAACCTGATCCAGAAAACACTACGGGAGAATTTTTCGGAGGCGACGGTCATCACGATTGCGCACCGAATCACCTCGGTCCTTGACAGCGACATGGTCTTGCTTCTTCACAACG GTGTGGCTGTGGAGCGGGAGACGCCGGCGAAGTTGCTGGAGGACAAGTCGTCTATGTTCTCAAAGCTTGTGGCAGAGTACACAATGAGGGCGACACACACATAG